From a region of the Parus major isolate Abel chromosome 6, Parus_major1.1, whole genome shotgun sequence genome:
- the LOC107207156 gene encoding pulmonary surfactant-associated protein A-like produces MLSYSSSILIALAAVLVPCHALSKCPGISGLPGIPGRDGLKGLSDSLAAKRHNALANLKHRLFQLEAVLALNGEIRKVGEKILASNGKKADFASALQSCEEVGGTLAAPRNEEENKAIMDIVKQHNQYAYLGIRKGETSGQFKYINGMPLNYSNWHQHEPNSKGREKCVEMYTDGTWNDKKCNMYRLTICQL; encoded by the exons atgtTGTCTTACTCATCCTCCATCCTCATAGCACTGGCTGCTGTGTTAGTGCCTTGCCATGCATTGAGTAAATGTCCAGGAATTTCTGGGCTACCTGGTATCCCTGGAAGAGATGGTCTGAAAG GTCTGTCTGATTCTCTGGCCGCCAAACGCCACAATGCTTTAGCAAATTTGAAACACCGACTTTTCCAACTTGAAGCTG TGCTTGCATTGAACGGGGAAATAAGAAAAGTAGGAGAGAAAATACTTGCTAGCAATGGGAAGAAAGCTGACTTTGCATCTGCACTACAATCCTGTGAAGAGGTTGGAGGAACTCTTGCAGCTCCCAGGAATGAGGAGGAGAATAAAGCTATTATGGACATTGTGAAACAGCATAACCAATATGCCTACTTGGGCATTAGAAAGGGGGAGACTTCAGGTCAGTTTAAGTATATAAATGGCATGCCTCTGAATTATAGCAACTGGCACCAGCATGAGCCTAACagcaaagggagagagaaatgtGTGGAGATGTACACTGATGGCACCTGGAATGACAAAAAATGCAATATGTATCGTCTCACAATCTGCCAGCTTTAA